From the Bacteroidota bacterium genome, the window CCCCCATGACGTAATACCCGGTTTTACCTTGTGCAATAATTTATAATGTGGCGCTGATTTTACAATTTGCTCTATATAAAATTTACGCTCAGGACGCGGACCCACCAACGACATATCGCCTTTGATTACGTTGAAGAACTGAGGTATTTCATCCAGCCGTACTTTCCGCATGAATTTACCGAAATTGGTGATGCGCGCATCGTCTTTACTCGACAGTTGCGGACCATTCTTTTCGGCATCGGTAAACATCGACCTGAATTTGAACATCATAAACGGTTTGCCGTGCAGGCCTATACGCTGATGAGAATAAAATATGGGACCTTTCGATGACATTCTGACGCCAATAGCCGTTATAATATAAATGGGTATAAGTATAAGAATCGCGAGCATGGATGCGCCAATATCAATCACCCGTTTCAGCGATTTCTGCCACAAAGGCATCAGTTCTGAAGATATCTGTATGAGTGGCGCGTGAAAAATTGAAGTCATCTTCACGCTGCCCAACAGTATATCTTTAAGGTCGGGTATGACTTTTATTACAGTGTTGGTGTCTTCAAGCCGTGTGATGATATTCTCAACAAAATTGTGCTCTGATTTATCAATCGCAATAATAATTTCTTCCACCTGATGTTTGATGATAATCTCCCGAAGCTCTTTGTAATTGCCTAAATGCGCTATTTTTTTTGCAAGAGGGCTTTCGCTGATGCCATTATTTACATCAACAAAGCCAATAAATTTATTGCCCGCCGATTTAAACTGGTTCTCAATTTCATTATAAATGGAAAATGCGCTTCCGTTACTTCCTATAATTACGGTATTGAACCCAATCATGCGGTGATGTATCCGATAAGCAGTACGCGACGAAAGAATAAATCTGAAAACATACGTAATGCCAAAATGCAGCGCGTAAAGCACTAAAAAGAACTGATAATAACTGCGGTACGAAGTTACCTGATCGTCAAGAATAAGAATAAAGAAAACAGTGATGGTTCCTATAAGAGAAATAAATATGGTTTGACCAAGCTCTTTTAACCTCGATTTGCGGTAAATATTCTGATATGTTCCGACAAGCAAATAGAGCAGCAACCAAAAAGCAACCACAATAATCAGCCCGAAATATAGATTGCCATCTGAAAATAACTCATGGGGATGATTTACAATTTCCGCGTCAACGGCATATTTTCGATAAACAAAAAACAATGTCCAGGCTATCATCGCTGAAAATGCATCAGCAAGCAGATATTTAAGTACC encodes:
- a CDS encoding sugar transferase, giving the protein MMNKKLQVLKYLLADAFSAMIAWTLFFVYRKYAVDAEIVNHPHELFSDGNLYFGLIIVVAFWLLLYLLVGTYQNIYRKSRLKELGQTIFISLIGTITVFFILILDDQVTSYRSYYQFFLVLYALHFGITYVFRFILSSRTAYRIHHRMIGFNTVIIGSNGSAFSIYNEIENQFKSAGNKFIGFVDVNNGISESPLAKKIAHLGNYKELREIIIKHQVEEIIIAIDKSEHNFVENIITRLEDTNTVIKVIPDLKDILLGSVKMTSIFHAPLIQISSELMPLWQKSLKRVIDIGASMLAILILIPIYIITAIGVRMSSKGPIFYSHQRIGLHGKPFMMFKFRSMFTDAEKNGPQLSSKDDARITNFGKFMRKVRLDEIPQFFNVIKGDMSLVGPRPERKFYIEQIVKSAPHYKLLHKVKPGITSWGQVKYGYAENVEQMVERLKYDILYIENMSLAMDFKILIYTALIILQGRGK